Part of the Methanomicrobia archaeon genome is shown below.
ATTATATGCGGTAGTGTATATAACATTAATAAATACCCTCAGTGAGGGTTTTTCAAAATCCTCAGAAGAAGTATCCCTCGCTCCGTGTGTATGCGTCCGTTCTCCAAGGTAGAATAAAAATATTCCGTAAACTTTATATATCCGTCTTCCCTATCTACTCTACTAATACTGATGAAGAAGAAGGCTAAGGAACGAGGGCTCGGCACGGTGCTTCACGTCATGGATAAGATGTTGATTGTGCGGGGCGGTAAGCAGAAAGTGAAGAAGGTGCTCAATTCCACCGTCGTAACCGCGGATAAACGGAAGATAGGGAAAGTTTAT
Proteins encoded:
- a CDS encoding H/ACA RNA-protein complex protein Gar1, with protein sequence MKKKAKERGLGTVLHVMDKMLIVRGGKQKVKKVLNSTVVTADKRKIGKVYDIFGPVDRPYVTVKVFGGLKGAKLEELKHKELYVL